The following coding sequences lie in one Massilia sp. KIM genomic window:
- a CDS encoding MFS transporter, which produces MGFLSLRRLRNDPLLQDDDFRRFWVSCTLNQFGGQITALALPLCAVLLLHATPAQMGMLAALQSLPFAIFGLPAGVLLDRCRRLPILRLSQFVQGMVLASVPLAYWLGWLSMGWIYFVGFVIGTGIVVGGSAEQVYTTFLVGRERLIDAQTRLTAVESAAKLVGPGLAGVLVQLLTAPFAIAAEAATFLFSVLNLGRIRAVEPQPAPPKAHPLREMVDGLKFVWRHPLLRQLAWAAGVWHLLYYGYTALQVLYATRVLGMPPGVLGVAQMLGGVGILVATMSMKRMTARLGTGNVIVLGAALTAVTFALLPLLPRDWLGMPLLTAVSYGLLVFLFDVGAMYFFIPYITLRQRVTPDEFLGRMVSTMRFLTVATAPLGALAAGAVAEAYSVRISLGGIGIGAIALTVWMVAYTTLRQARD; this is translated from the coding sequence ATGGGGTTCCTGAGCCTGCGCCGGCTGCGCAACGATCCGCTTTTGCAGGACGACGACTTCCGCCGTTTCTGGGTGAGTTGCACGCTCAACCAGTTCGGCGGCCAGATCACGGCCCTGGCCCTGCCCCTGTGCGCGGTCCTGCTGCTGCACGCCACCCCGGCGCAAATGGGCATGCTGGCCGCCCTGCAATCCCTCCCCTTCGCCATCTTCGGTCTGCCGGCCGGGGTGCTGCTGGACCGCTGCCGCCGCCTGCCCATCCTGCGCCTGTCGCAGTTCGTGCAGGGCATGGTGCTGGCCTCGGTGCCGCTGGCCTACTGGCTCGGGTGGCTGAGCATGGGCTGGATCTACTTCGTCGGCTTCGTGATCGGCACCGGCATCGTGGTCGGCGGCAGCGCGGAGCAGGTCTACACCACCTTCCTGGTGGGCCGCGAGCGCCTGATCGACGCCCAGACCCGGCTGACCGCGGTCGAATCGGCGGCCAAGCTGGTCGGCCCCGGCCTGGCCGGGGTGCTGGTGCAGCTGCTCACCGCGCCCTTCGCGATCGCCGCGGAAGCCGCGACCTTCCTGTTCTCGGTGCTGAACCTGGGCCGCATCCGCGCCGTGGAACCGCAGCCCGCGCCGCCCAAGGCCCATCCGCTGCGCGAGATGGTCGACGGCCTGAAGTTCGTCTGGCGCCATCCGCTGCTGCGCCAGCTCGCCTGGGCGGCCGGCGTCTGGCACCTGCTCTATTACGGCTACACCGCGTTGCAGGTGCTGTACGCCACCCGCGTGCTGGGCATGCCGCCGGGGGTGCTGGGCGTGGCCCAGATGCTGGGCGGGGTCGGCATCCTGGTCGCGACCATGAGCATGAAGCGGATGACGGCGCGCCTGGGCACCGGCAACGTGATCGTGCTGGGCGCGGCGCTGACGGCCGTCACCTTCGCCCTGCTGCCCCTGCTGCCGCGCGACTGGCTGGGCATGCCGCTGCTGACCGCCGTCAGCTACGGGCTGCTGGTGTTCCTGTTCGACGTGGGCGCGATGTACTTCTTCATCCCCTACATCACCCTGCGCCAGCGCGTGACGCCGGACGAGTTTTTGGGCCGCATGGTGTCGACCATGCGCTTCCTGACGGTGGCGACCGCGCCGCTGGGCGCCCTGGCCGCCGGCGCGGTGGCCGAGGCCTACAGCGTGCGCATCTCGCTGGGCGGGATCGGCATCGGCGCGATCGCCCTGACCGTCTGGATGGTGGCCTACACGACCCTGCGCCAGGCGCGCGACTGA